Genomic DNA from Vicinamibacteria bacterium:
GGGTCGTGATGTGGCGGACCACCGACGCGGCAGAGAGCTGGACTGACGCGAGCACCTTCGTCGAGCTCGGAAATCCCCTGTTCTGCCAAGGTCTCGTCAGCGCGATTGCCGTTTCTCCCGCCGATCCGAATCGCGTGCTGGCGGGCACCGATTGCGGGCACATCCACCGAACCGACGTCGGTTTGAGCTCGGGAGGAACGACGGACTGGCCTTGGACTCTTCCTCGGGACGGATGGGTCTCGTCGCTCGCGTTTCATCCGAGCAACCCCGATATCGCCTTCGCAACCTACTCGACGTTCGGAGGCACTCACGTCTGGACGACCATCAACGGTGGCGCGAACTGGAGCGGGCTCGACGGGTCGGGAATGACCGGCCTTCCCGACATTCCGGTCCACAGCATCGTCGTCGATCCTCTGGTCGAGCCGGTTGGCACGCGTCTGTACGTGGGTACGGATCTCGGCGTTTTCGCGTCGACCGACGGGGGCGCAACCTGGGCGGTCGAGAACACCGGATTCGCGAACGTCGTGACCGAAACGCTCGCTCTCGACGCATCGCTGGGACACTTGTTCGCCTTCACGCACGGAAGAGGCGTGTGGCGAGTCGATATCACCGGCCAGACGGTTCCGCTTCCGAGGGACCCGACGCCTCCCAACGGTGCAGTCGGGGTCTCGACGACACCGATCTTGTCCTGGGTCGGTGGAGCCGCGGGGGTGACGCACGACGTCTACTTCGGTACGACGACGAATCCGCCGCTGGTATCGAGCGGCCAAGCTCCGACCAACTACGCTCCGGGCACGCTGCAGCCGGGTACGACCTACTACTGGCGGGTCGTGGCGACAGCCGGCATCCAGATGTTCGAGGGCGATCTCTGGAAATTCACGACCGGCTGTGTTTCCGGATGCGCTTCCGTGAGCATCGGTTCCCTTTCGCCGGACCAAATCGGCGCGGGGGAATCGAGCTTCGTGCTCACGGTGAATGGAGCGAGCTTTGCCGCTCCGTCCGTCGTTCGGTGGAACGGCTCCCCTCGCCCCACGACTTACGTCAGTGCTACCGTGCTCGAGGCCACGATTCCATCCACAGACGTCGTCTCACCCGGCCTCGCGAATATCACGGTTTCCAACGAATCGTTTGGAGGAGGCGTTTCCAACACGTTGTTCTTCCGCGTCAACGACAGCCTCGTCGATCTGCTTCACGCTGATTTCGAGAGCGGCCCCGAAGGCTTCGTCGCGAGCATTCTTCTCGACAAGCCGGACGGCACTCTCATCTGGCAGCTGACCACGAACCGTGGAGGCAACGGCGGCCATTCGGCGAGCACGGCGTTCTATTTCGGTGACCCCGCCGATTTCGATTACGTGGCGGGCCCGGGACAGTTCGGGCCTCCCGAAGGAGCGATGCTGGTTTCACCGCCGGTTCCGCTCGGCCCGAACCCCCTTTCGCTTTCCTTCAACTACTTTCTCGAGACGGAAGGGCTCGCCCCCATCGCCGACATTGCCTCGGTAGAAATTTCTTCCGGAGGGCCTTTCACCACGCTCGCCGACAACGGGTTTCCAGGCCTCGCCGTCGGAGGGTTGAGCGATCCCACGACCGGCTGGCAATCGAAGGGGCTGGACCTGTCCTCTTATGCCAATCAGACGGTCACGATCCGTTTCGTGTTCGACACATTGGATGGGCTGGACAACCTTCATGAAGGCTGGTACGTCGACGACGTCGTGATCCAAGCGACCGGAAGCTCGACAGCGCCCTTCGTCGATCTGGTCCTGAGCAATGCCGTCGTGACGACGACCGAGCTCTTCGAAGCCTCCAACAGCATCACCGCCGGACCCAGCTTCGCCACCGAGTTTGCCGGAGCGGTGACGTTCCACGCCGGGAATGCCATCGTGCTCGCAAACGGCTTCTCCGTCGGCCCGGGAGCGACGTTCACCGCCGAGCTCGGCCCGCTGAATTAGCTCGAAGCTCCGCCGACGCTCGCGGAAGCCCGAACGATCTTGCCTCGCAAGGCGCTCCGAGCGAAGCCGCCTTTGATCTAGACGCTACGATACGGTATAGCCTTCTTACGGCCGTGGCAGCCTGGAGGCGGTTAACGTCGCGAGAAAGCGGGTTCAACCGTGAGGTTGCGTCGCACCTCGTGTCCGAGTACCTGGGAAGAGTACCGAGTCCAGGCCAAACGACTTCGGGGGCTCGCTGATGGATCGTTCCCGGCACCTGCTGTTCTCGACCGCTCTGGTGTGGTGCTGCCTTTTGGGGAGCGCGCGGGCGCAATGGTACCGTGCCGAGTTGATCACGGAGCACGGCGAGCGAATTCCCTTCTTCCTTCAGCTTCCCGAGAATTGCGAGACGGCCACGGCGACGATCGTGAACGGACAGGAATCGATCCCGACTTCCTGCGAGCGAGACGAGAGCGGTTTCACTCTCGATTTTCCCGTCTACGAGACCCGGATCGAGGCGCGGTTCGTCGAGAATGGCGATGGGGCGGCGGTCGGAACATGGAGTCACTTCATCCCTACTGTCGGAAAAGGGTCCACAAAGTTCGAGGCGCGCCCGGTTGCGGAGCCGGATCCGCGGACTCGTTTCGCCATTGGCTCCGACGAGGCCCGTGAACCTCCCGTCGACGTTTCCGGTATCTGGCGCTTCGAGTTCGACCTCTACGATCTCGCCAAGGGCGTGTTCCACCAAGAGTTCACTTCGGTCGTGACCGGGACGATCGAAGTCCCCTCCGAGTACGGAGATATGCGATTCCTCGCTGGCAATGTGTTCGGAAGACGCATGGTTCTGTCGACGTTCGACGGCCGCCATGCCTTTCTCCTCGAAGGACGTGTCGGCCCCGACGGCACGATGCACGGAGAGTGGGTTCTCGACAGCAGGTATTGGGATCCTTTTGTCGCCGAACGGGCCGACGACGTCGAGCTTCCCGACCCTCTGGAACGCGTGCGGGTGACGAGCACCGAGACGCGCCTCGAGCTCGAGCACCTTCGCAGCCCGAAATATGTCGGAAAACCAGTCATCGTGGAGATCTTCGGGACGTGGTGTCCCAATTGCAACGATCTCGCGCCGGTGCTCGTGGAGCTCCATCGCAAGCACCGTTCAGAAGGCCTGGAGATCGTCGGCCTCGCCTTCGAGTTCGAAG
This window encodes:
- a CDS encoding TlpA disulfide reductase family protein, whose protein sequence is MDRSRHLLFSTALVWCCLLGSARAQWYRAELITEHGERIPFFLQLPENCETATATIVNGQESIPTSCERDESGFTLDFPVYETRIEARFVENGDGAAVGTWSHFIPTVGKGSTKFEARPVAEPDPRTRFAIGSDEAREPPVDVSGIWRFEFDLYDLAKGVFHQEFTSVVTGTIEVPSEYGDMRFLAGNVFGRRMVLSTFDGRHAFLLEGRVGPDGTMHGEWVLDSRYWDPFVAERADDVELPDPLERVRVTSTETRLELEHLRSPKYVGKPVIVEIFGTWCPNCNDLAPVLVELHRKHRSEGLEIVGLAFEFEGDETANERRVLRFQEKHGAEWDIVIAEQSFEELVRDGLGGLTPIEGVPVTVFINRDGTIHAVYAGFSGPATGDA